One Acropora palmata chromosome 2, jaAcrPala1.3, whole genome shotgun sequence genomic window carries:
- the LOC141873270 gene encoding uncharacterized protein LOC141873270 isoform X2, giving the protein MASVGTWHRHVYNNPPKQPTPHFVANILGLKSAHQPNRATSCVRDFDQPLSDTLSANSVENEEKKPEQSAESNDSNRRKISEKEIQRQSKSDMKESSTRQNSKGVRRLKGKTGREKIKKKKARTTFTGRQIFELEKQFKEKKYLTATERSDMAALLNVTETQVKIWFQNRRTKWKKQEKISDENPDNDKDSQRDQCDNKDSLTSQNSVVENIEDRSLEAENE; this is encoded by the exons ATGGCTTCAGTGGGCACATGGCATCGACACGTCTACAACAACCCGCCAAAACAACCCACACCGCACTTTGTGGCAAACATTCTCGGTCTCAAGTCAGCCCACCAACCAAACAGAGCAACGAGTTGCGTTCGTGATTTCGACCAACCTCTTAGCGATACATTGAGCGCTAATAGCGTCGAGAATGAGGAAAAGAAACCTGAACAAAGCGCAGAATCTAATGATTCAAATCGAAGAAAAATCTCTGAGAAGGAAATTCAAAGGCAATCAAAATCAGATATGAAAG agTCTTCCACACGTCAAAATTCCAAGGGCGTCAGAAGACTTAAAGGAAAAACCGGCagagaaaaaatcaagaagaaaaaggcTCGAACCACTTTCACAGGTCGACAAATCTTCGAGTTGGAAAAGCAATTTAAAGAGAAGAAATACTTAACTGCGACAGAGCGAAGTGACATGGCTGCTCTCCTTAACGTTACGGAAACTCaagtgaaaatttggtttcaaaacagacgaacaaaatggaaaaagcagGAGAAAATAAGCGACGAAAATCCGGACAACGACAAAGATTCACAAAGGGATCAATGTGATAACAAAGACAGTTTAACTTCGCAAAATAGCGTTGTCGAAAACATTGAAGACAGAAGTTTGGAAGCAGAGAATGAATGA
- the LOC141873270 gene encoding uncharacterized protein LOC141873270 isoform X1, protein MASVGTWHRHVYNNPPKQPTPHFVANILGLKSAHQPNRATSCVRDFDQPLSDTLSANSVENEEKKPEQSAESNDSNRRKISEKEIQRQSKSDMKAESSTRQNSKGVRRLKGKTGREKIKKKKARTTFTGRQIFELEKQFKEKKYLTATERSDMAALLNVTETQVKIWFQNRRTKWKKQEKISDENPDNDKDSQRDQCDNKDSLTSQNSVVENIEDRSLEAENE, encoded by the exons ATGGCTTCAGTGGGCACATGGCATCGACACGTCTACAACAACCCGCCAAAACAACCCACACCGCACTTTGTGGCAAACATTCTCGGTCTCAAGTCAGCCCACCAACCAAACAGAGCAACGAGTTGCGTTCGTGATTTCGACCAACCTCTTAGCGATACATTGAGCGCTAATAGCGTCGAGAATGAGGAAAAGAAACCTGAACAAAGCGCAGAATCTAATGATTCAAATCGAAGAAAAATCTCTGAGAAGGAAATTCAAAGGCAATCAAAATCAGATATGAAAG cagagTCTTCCACACGTCAAAATTCCAAGGGCGTCAGAAGACTTAAAGGAAAAACCGGCagagaaaaaatcaagaagaaaaaggcTCGAACCACTTTCACAGGTCGACAAATCTTCGAGTTGGAAAAGCAATTTAAAGAGAAGAAATACTTAACTGCGACAGAGCGAAGTGACATGGCTGCTCTCCTTAACGTTACGGAAACTCaagtgaaaatttggtttcaaaacagacgaacaaaatggaaaaagcagGAGAAAATAAGCGACGAAAATCCGGACAACGACAAAGATTCACAAAGGGATCAATGTGATAACAAAGACAGTTTAACTTCGCAAAATAGCGTTGTCGAAAACATTGAAGACAGAAGTTTGGAAGCAGAGAATGAATGA
- the LOC141873703 gene encoding dehydrogenase/reductase SDR family member 7-like translates to MDLLLVLFSVAFPLLCFVTFLFVRSQDADFMLIFYEYLGLHPTDALGGKVVWVTGASSGIGERLAYELVKCGCKLVLSARRKEELERVKKNCVDISTALDSTFENDQNVFVLPMDLLQLEKHEQHVKDVIQHFGKIDILVNNTGRLQMSLVKKTSLEVDRAVIDLNTIGTISLTKAVLPHMIECRQGQIVVVSSVLGKFGIPYQASYAASKHALQGYFDTARLELAEHNIGVQIICPGPVESSLSENAFSEDVHVPFKDSPSYDLSKKMMPYERMFTDRCASLMTVSMANNLEEVWIAEQPTLGFVYINQYFPHLSKRIAKRTAQNIMKAEEKTNK, encoded by the exons ATGGATCTTTTGCTTGTCCTTTTCTCAGTGGCGTTCCCTCTTTTATGTTTCGTTACCTTCTTATTCGTACGATCACAAGATGCCGATTTCATGCTGATTTTTTACGAGTACTTAGGACTTCATCCTACTGATGCATTGGGAGGTAAGGTCGTCTGGGTTACTGGAGCGTCCAGCGGGATTGGTGAACGTCTAGCTTATGAACTGGTGAAATGTGGCTGCAAATTAGTGCTATCTGCGAGGAGGAAAGAAGAATTGGAGAGAGTGAAGAAAAATTGTGTGG aTATTTCCACTGCTCTTGATTCGACATTCGAAAATGATCAAAATGTATTTGTCCTTCCCATGGACTTGTTGCAGCTGGAGAAACACGAGCAGCATGTTAAAGATGTTATACAACATTTTGGAAAG aTTGATATTTTGGTGAACAACACTGGTCGTTTACAAATGAGTTTGGTAAAGAAAACATCCTTGGAGGTGGATAGAGCTGTAATAGACCTCAACACAATTGGCACCATTTCCTTGACAAAGGCTGTTCTTCCTCACATGATAGAGTGTCGTCAGGGACAAATTGTTGTCGTAAGCAGCGTCCTAGGAAAGTTCG GAATTCCTTACCAAGCATCATATGCTGCTAGCAAACATGCGCTGCAG GGTTACTTTGATACTGCTCGGCTTGAGTTGGCAGAGCATAACATTGGTGTCCAGATTATCTGTCCTGGTCCCGTCGAATCCAGTCTCTCTGAGAATGCTTTTAGCGAGGACGTACATGTG CCGTTCAAAGATTCGCCCTCTTATGACCTTTCTAAAAAGATGATGCCTTATGAACGAATGTTCACCGACCGCTGTGCAAGCTTGATGACAGTGAGTATGGCAAACAATTTGGAGGAAGTGTGGATAGCAGAACAGCCAACATTGGGATTTGTGTACATCAATCAGTATTTTCCACATTTGTCCAAAAG GATTGCCAAGAGGACAGCACAAAACATCATGAAAGCTGAAGAAAAAACCAACAAGTAA
- the LOC141873704 gene encoding dehydrogenase/reductase SDR family member 7-like produces MSYSECLQIFAASCQEPLPLEALNLWRYVFVDVLVNNGARGQLAWMKETPLEVDRALLELNLIGTISITKAVLPYMLQQQGGDIVVVSSVVGKMVLKYYFLAGSPISATYSASKFALQGYFDSVRVELGENNIGVQTVCPGPVESNILDYAFARDVNRHSKFKEAQVQSLG; encoded by the exons ATGTCGTACTCTGAATGTTTGCAGATATTTGCCGCATCATGTCAAGAGCCATTGCCTCTAGAAGCTCTGAATCTCTGGCGATATGTATTT GTTGATGTTTTGGTCAACAATGGTGCTCGTGGACAACTGGCCTGGATGAAGGAAACACCTCTGGAGGTTGACAGAGCTCTTTTAGAGCTGAATCTCATTGGAACGATATCTATTACAAAAGCTGTTCTTCCATACATGCTACAGCAACAAGGGGGAGACATTGTTGTTGTGAGCAGTGTGGTTGGAAAAATGG tattaaaatattattttttggcaGGAAGCCCTATCTCAGCCACTTACTCAGCCAGCAAATTTGCATTACAG GGCTATTTTGACTCAGTTCGGGTAGAACTGGGAGAGAACAACATTGGTGTGCAGACTGTTTGTCCTGGTCCTGTTGAATCGAATATTCTTGATTATGCTTTTGCCAGGGATGTAAACAGG cattCGAAATTCAAAGAGGCACAGGTCCAAAGCCTGGGGTAG